In Hemibagrus wyckioides isolate EC202008001 linkage group LG16, SWU_Hwy_1.0, whole genome shotgun sequence, the sequence AAGAACccaaatactttttaaaaaggaCGCATGCTTTTTTCCATAGCTAATTAACTCCTAATTGAGGTTAGCTTGatacaaaagaaaaatctgtctcagtgtcatcatcatcatcatcatcatcataatcatgtcATGCACACATCATTATACCATGTTCTctttatcactcactcactcacatacacacacacttcctgaatGTCCTTATCAGTTGTTTTCTACAGCAGCCTGTAAAAGCAAAACACATCAACAATCATGAACCCAGAACAGGAAGAGGCGGTCCTTACTGAACATCATACACTCGCTATTCGCTATTTTCAGGAGTTAAGTCTCTCAGACAATCAGCAATGAGAATGGGATGGTCAATAAGGAGTTtactctgttgtgtttgtggttttgtttgtgtgttttgcacttACACGCTGCCATCATTTTCACTCTGCACAGCGTACAACATTttcgttttttctttttctgaatcctttgttctttttttttctcacgcATGCTAGTCACACAAGAGACTATCCAGAGTAAGCATCACACCTTTCtgcttttttcttcacttttgtgtgtgtgtgtgtgtgtgtgtgtgtgcgtgtgtgtgtgtgtgtgtgtgtgtgtgtgtgtgtgtgtgtgtgtgtgtgtgtgcgtgtgcgtgtgtatgtgtgtgtgatgtgtttgatgtttgatgtttgtCTCCTgcatcctcactcactctgtccacTTTGAGCTGCTTGTCTCCTCTATGTGAACCCTTTCCTGTTCTAAAAGACATAAAGTTTAATAgagtaattaataaattaatttaatacatgtaattacattaaatgtaaaaaatattctctttttttaaattagattttacaatattaatatattgtaaaatctttataaaaatacatataatttaaTGTTTCCACATTTTAGGcatcaatttaaaataaataaataaataaataagtcattcTCAGTTTGACCTTCTGTCCTGTGAACATctgatatgttttatttttttatttttttattattattttttttttcttttaatttttcagAGGGTCACATTACCTTTAACTGTTCAGTAAAAGGATTATCAGGTCTTGAGGTCAAGATGCACAGCAATAATTGGGTAATaaacttaaatataaatatataaatatagtaaatattagtaattaaaagtaataaaaaaatgtaattatataatgtaattatatatatatatatatatatatatatatatatatatatatatatatacacacacaacactccatAACAAGAAAAATGAAGCTGTAacaaatgataataaaagcagaaataaaatcatatcAAATACACTACCGGGTTTAtttacactgctacactctctACATCATAAAGCCGTATACATAAAAGCTTTAGCACCCCCTCTTCACCATGCCTTCCATCTGAATGCCATTGAGGGTTAGTGAGCAGTGTAAAGGATGACTATAGGGAAAAATATCACCCTTTAATGGTATCTTAACGGAGGAGCGATACACATAGTAACTTATTCATTAACCACTGCACATAATGATCATTAGATTGAACATCATTTACTTCAAAGAACTAATTCCAGCTTATTACAATAACCTAACAGGTCTAACTGTAATTATTATGGCATATATATTTGTTAACAATTCTAATGATTAATCTATTCAACATGAGAACAGCTCATTCATTAGATTTAACAATTGTATGTTCGTATGTTATTATACTTgcccataattatttaaaatcttcttttaaaataataaataaaattataaataaaaagtataattATGAGTCATGATGACTTGATCATAGATAATATAACCGTTGGTTTATTTGGTGACTTTGAATTCTAAGAAATTAGTAGTTACTGATTAgttattcattaataatttattttcattctgaAATCATATGATCTGATATAATGTAACAATTAGTATAACAAACGCTGCATAGTTACGCATATGATTTATTTTCctgagtgtgtaatgtgtacagtattttgttatataatataatatacatttctTCAGTAATAACTGCATTGGCTGTGtgtaaataagcaaataaaaaatgcattgttatttcatttaattcatttattacaaGAATGGTTCTGATCCATTTTTTCTCCTGAAGCTGTGCTGTCCCTTTGCAACACTGCCCTCTTTTGGTTGAAGCAGCACACATCTGCATCTATACCTGTGCAATTGGCACATCTGGAGCCATTACACTGTTGCTCCTGTTACTGATGTGAACACAagaacacacaggtatacatgCAGGTCTGAAGTGTCACTGTGTCTTTATGAGTGTAAACCCTGATGAATAATTCAGTCTGGATTTCTGTCTGACCGCCACGttgtgtttctctttctgtttttcaccCCCGTGGCGACCGACGAGCAGAAAAGTCAAAGCTGGTACAACGTAAGTCACAGATCGTTTCTGTttactttacaccagtacagtTTATGCTGTGGATgagaaataataatttttccaTTTTGATTGATTGTGTTATTTGGAAGCTTTAGAGGCCTTTTGTGTTACTTGTTAGTGCTTCAGATTTATTGTAAAAGTCAGGCTATTTCTAATACAAGACTGCAGCACTTtataataaattgataaataatTGATAGAACCCGTACTTTGCTTTTTTTGCTcctttgttaaatattttacagtggGTTGAACACCATGTTCTGACCTTTACATGGTTCTTCAAACTTCAATTAAAACTATTTTGAACTATAaaatatgttcattttattGACAGCTTTGTAACATgtattatgttttatgtatattaatgtgcttgtttttatataaaactatCAACTgtatgaacaaatgaacaaataaatccTGTTCTATTTGGTCAAATATTTTGACCTCTAGTCTGTACCATTCTTCAGCATCATCCATGTTCTTATGGTGTTTTTTACTGTTAAAAAAGCTACATATAAATGTAACATGTTTTAAAATACTATTCAGTATTAATTGCTTCTTTTACTATCCATATATACTACATACTAAATTACTCCCCAGTTATTTAACTATTTAGTCAGTAATTATTGAGTAAATAAAGTCTGTTAGACTCGGGTAGGCTGGGTCGAACCTGGGTGGTGAGCGAGATCTTCTACTGGAACACTGAACAACAGCATGAAGCTCTATTTTCAATATTGTATATGCTGTCTTTGATTTGACACTTGGTTAGAAAAAATCTGCGATATTAGAAAAAAGAGGTTTCATCTAGCACTCTATTGGGTTGTTCAGTTCTAGGTAGAACCCAATAACACGTTCAGAAAAAAGTTCCAAGTAGTACCACTAACTAGTAAGTGCTTGAGGAATATTTTTCTCTGAGAGTACATACCCCAGGTGGTGTTGCTCTCCAGATCCAGGAAAAACAGGAGCTGCACTTCTTCAGATTATATAGCAATTCAGGTTTTTAACTCATACTTATCTGCAAAAGATAATGTTGTTTTGAGACAAGGTTTCCCTCCACCATGTTCGAGACATCTGcacatcaacactgtttgtgtttcagaGAGAGGATTAAGCCATCCTGAACTTGAGCCAATAGAGCCTTTAGAGCAGGTCAGGCATCCAGATGTGGATTCAGATTTAGTGAAGTTCAGCATCATGGGTCTGTTATCTCTGGGTCTCGAAGGCAGACGATAGTGATGAAGAAGGAACGTAAAAAAAGGCCCTTAAAGCCTTGTATTAAACCTGTAATTAGGGGGAAAAGAGGGCTTTAGGAGCACTGTTGAGAAAGGGTGACCAGATGAATAGCAGATTTCTGGTCTCCTTTAGGAATACAATAAAACCTTTTATTCCCCGTTATTTCCTTAAAGATTTTATTCCTGACAAGCAAGTCTTATACATGACACTGAACAAGTTGAACAAGGGatcgaagaagaagaaagcaagGGAAGGTAGTGATCCACTTTTGTATGAACCTCTCCCAGAGCCTTTCCTCTTGAAGGAAGGTTCACTAGAGTTCATTCaccattgagagagagagagagagagagagagagaagcaactCTTTGGTATGAACCTCCCCCAGACTCTTTCTTCCCGGAGAAGGGTTCACTAGAGTTTATTCACCTTGCTGGGGAAGTGCGAGGGAGATTATAATGTTCACATTCAGCAAGGAAGTGGCTGATACCATATTCTGACTGGGAGGACTACAAGCTCTTTCACATAAGagcctgtgtgggtgtgtgagtaatCCCACAAGTCCAAACATTCCGGGTTGTTGTTCTCTGGACACTTTCGTAACGTGAATTTGTCTGGTGCGGTATTACTGGGAAGAAACTGTAAGCAATTTGGTGGTGGGTTGGTCAGGGAGCTTGAGGAGGATGAAGGAGCTGGATCATGTTCAAACACAGTCTTTGTGAGTGCATGAGATGTCTATGTTCCTAAATGCTGGCGAAGAAAAGGAATTCCAGGAAAAACTGCTAGGATTCGGAAAGGGGGCTCCCACAAGGGGCGTCATCATAAATCTCAATGCCCCCTCAAGTCTGGGGGGAGGTGTGACAGTCCTGTAGTGGAGAACACACTTCTACACCTCAGCCCCTCCTCTTGATTCTCCTGCTTTTCTGATTGGCTCAAGTCTAGCCTCGTACACTTCCCCCTTTTCTTCAGCACACAAACATTCTCCAACTTTCTCCTCCCCTCCTGCACTGTTGTTTTCTAGGAAACCTACAAGAGCTCTGGGCAAAACTGTTGTTTTGGCTGTTTTTCTTGGTTCATTTGCGTGGGGAGCTCCAGTCCTATTTCTCAACCTGCAGGAATTGTGCTCAACCTCGCCTCTTTTCAAGGAATTGTGCTTTGAGTTCAGAGGATTTCTGAAAAGGAATTTATTATCTCCTCCAAAAAATGTTCCTCCCTTTGACAGATGATTGAAGTTATCACTGTCCAAAACTGTGCGGGACTTCTAAAGTTTATTCTTAGAGGACTGCACCACAACAAGCAAAGTTTGAACTGCTTTTTAAAGGATCAGTGGACAAATCACCAGATACTGAGATGCAGTGAAAGAAAATAACGGCAGCTGAAGACATCATTCAACATTGGGTCGAGAGTAGGATCTTCTGCATGCAGCAAAGAAATGTGATCACATCTGCTTCTTCAGGCTTCTTGCATGCTGCTTCTCACCTTTTGTGAAGATATTCCTGGTTATCTGCAGAAATCTCACCTCTTAATTTTAAGCAAGGAAGAATTAAGAGGTGAGAAGTATTTTTGACCCAAGggtttaaaacactttaaaacaaGTTCTGGTGAAAGATCGTTGTGGATTTATCTACTGGATTTTATGTTTCCTGGGTTGTGTTGCAGTTTCCTGTGGTGGTCAAGAGACGTGACACACCAGGACTTGATGCACAGGCTGGATGATGACAGATAGCATGTAACCAGAAGGTTGAAAAGGTTACTGAAGTTCATCTGAGAGCTACGCTGCAGTGCTTGAGCTTGGTCTCAACATACCAACTAGATAAAGTGTCCTCCAGGAAGATAGATCTTTGATCTCCCTAAAGTAGCTGCCATCAATCAGCTGGGTTAACTACTGTAGTGGACGACTTTTGtgaactttttttatttgaactgACAGAAATGGTCAGCATGGCGAGTGAGACAGATTTGCTACGTGACTGGGAGACGGTTCAGCACCCTGAAGGTCTTCAGTATTGTTGGACTTGGTGGGAATGGGAGTTTGAGAGAGTTCCAGCAGTAAGTGATCAGCAGGAAAACAAAAAGGTGGAGTTGTGATCTTTTATAGTAGCTCATAAAAGTGTTCTGACCTGCTGAAGAATGCAAACTGATTCAAGCAACCAAGGAACGTTTGGGTTACTGTAGAATTTCTATGCTCACAAAGCTTTACATTTGGTGAACCAGACTCATTATTTTTGTCTGTAAGTTCTGATGTTTTCTAGTAGATGGAGTAGAAGCATTCAAGCATTTACTTCGAATCAGCAAAGTACTGATTTTCCACTTATCTTCTTACTGATCTCCCAGATCTCTATGTATCTTCTGTACAAAAAGTATTTTATCTTTGCTCAGTATTTTAACACTTGGGAAGGTAACCTGACTCATCATATGTAACAATTACAGACTTTAAATAAGACTTAgtttataaaaaacaaacaaaaaaagtaccACAGGGTTATCATGTTCATACTGCTAAATATTGTATATACTGATTTTCATTACACTAGATCATTTTTATCTTCAGGCATATTCCTGCAAAGCTTCTACCCTATCTAAGTGTCTTTCTTTCATCCTTCAGGTCCTAAGCCCCACGTATAAGCAACGCAATGAAGACTTCAGGAAACTCTTCAAGCAGCTACCTGACACTGAACGCCTCATTGTGGGTAAGTAAAAAAGCAGATCAGCATCAGGAGCAATGCCAGTATTGGAtctgtattttttaaagttCATGGTATTGAGGTCTGAGGGCAAGATATTGAACAATGCTGCTTCACAGGTTCAGGGTCCTAaatttgatcctgagctcaggttattgTTTGTGCAGACGTTTGCCTGTCCTCCCTGCATCTGACTGAATTTCCTAAAAACACCCTGGTAGGTGGATTGGCAATTCTAAATCACCCCAAGGTGTGAATGCATGTGAGTGCCTGGTGCACACCATGTAGTTATGGAGCTTGCAGGTAATAGCCACTAATCCACATCGTTCAGATATTTTAAAAGCCACGAGCAATAAAGATCATTCCTAGGACAATAAAATCAGAGACAGAAACTTAAACAGATTATATTTAAACCTAACTGGGCCCTCTACATCAACCTCTGACCTCTGTCCTCTGACCTTTGCCCTTCCAGACTACTCCTGTGCCCTGCAGAGAGACATCCTCCTACAGGGTCGCCTCTACCTCTCCGAAAACTGGATTTGCTTCTACAGCAACATCTTCCGCTGGGAAACACTGGTGCTCATTTCTCCGTTTGATATTATAACTTCTTTTTCTCAGTTTTTTCTTGTGCTTGATGACACCTCATGAATAAACTCTGTGTTGGTGTAGCTGATGGTGCGTCTGAAGGACATCTGTTCAATGACTAAGGAGAAGACAGCACGGCTTATCCCCAATGCGATCCAGCTTTGTACTGACAATGAGAAGGTGATCTCAAGTTCTGAGCAACTTCTGACAGCACTCTTTTCTTCACCACTTTTTTCTGAaacatcatcatttactttTGCAGCACTTTTTTACCTCATTTGGTGCGCGGGACCGGACCTACATGATGATGTTCCGTCTCTGGCAGAACGCTCTCCTGGACAAGGTTAGCCACATCCAGCTTGAAATACAGAATTGTTTCCTTCATTTCCAAGAGAATGCTTTACATCATgagtttgttttttcctctgtctCTTCTTTGAGTAGCCGTTGTGTCCCAAAGAGCTGTGGCACTTTGTCCATCAGTGCTATGGAAATGAGCTGGGCTTGACGAGTGATGATGAGGATTACGTTCCTCCAGATGATGACTTTAACACCATGGGGTGAGTTTTGCCTCCTCCCACATATATTCAAATGTACTGCGACTGTGTATACACAGTTACTGTGGACATCTTTCACTAGAGGTCGCTTATATCACAGCTTTCTGTTACATTTGTCTAtcctccattcatccatcacTCGAGTATAAACCTAGATATCTGGTTGATGATATAGTGTAGATGCAGGTTGAGGTTTGGCAATAAAGTAcaatccttccatccatccatccatccatccatccatccttccatccatccatacaacAGTCCAACAATCCAATCATctttacatccatccatccagttctCCAAGTTcatttgtctatctatccatcagtTCACCCATTTCAACCTTTTAAAATCTAATTAACTATAAAATCCACACTTTAAGTGCTTTTCATGATCCTTTATACGCTAGTTCATTTTTCATTTGTCCAGTCTTTCCCACTCAGAAAACAAAGCAGTCATTATTCATGATTCCAAACTTGAAATGTTCTTACCCGATCTTACCCACCCATTATCATAACGTCTATATCATAACGCCCTCCACCTCTCTTCACAACCCATTGTTATATGCCTGAGAGTGTCGCTCTGTCTCCTCGAGCTGATAATCTTGACCTCCAGCTGTTGCCCCCCACCCTGGTGCAGGTACTGTGAGGAGATCCCACCTGAGGAGAACGAGGCCCAGGATACGTGCACCAAATCTCCCGAGGTCAAAATGGACACGAGTCCTCAGCTGCCCAAGAAATCCTTCACCAGCAATAACCTACCTTCAACAGGCAGCGCTGAAACACATGGCCATGTGAGAACCACACGTCTGATCAAGCAAATCGTGTACAATCCAAGTCTGAGTTTACCACCAAGAACTTTTGAAGCAACATAAAAAAGAGCTGACAGCTATTCTTGACAGTGAATTTgtcagtaaataataaataataaataacactgcTTGATCTCTCTATCTAGTATGATGTTCCACCAGAGGAAGAGTTTTCTGGCTGTCTTCCTGACGAGCTCCTAAGTCTGCCTTTACCAGATAACAAGCTGTCCAAGCCGACTGGCCCAGCACCCTCACCATCGCTCGACTTCAACGACAACGAGGATCTTCCGACTGAGCTCAGCGACTCGTCGGAAACCCACGATGATGGTAAGTGCATGCAGACGATCCAGTAGTTTTCCCAGAGTAGGCTCTGTGTCCAACATATCCTAACCAGGAAAAAGCAATTGCTGAAGATCAGGGAAAGCTAGCAAGCAATTGCTAGTAAATATATGAGAGTTTGAAAAGGTTGATGGGGGATGGAATCAGGTATCCCATCACTCGCTCTCGCATCTCTTCCCTCAGGAGAAGTCCAGGCCTTCCATGAAGACCTAAACGGGAAGCAGTACATCAACAAGGTGTACAAGTTCAGTGTGGACAAGCTGTATGATCTCCTCTTCACCGAATCACAGTTCATGCGGGACTTCCTGGAGCTACGCCGCTTCTCTGGTAAGTGCATGTCATTCAAACCATTCACCAATGATGTTAATTAGAACACAGAACCCCAGGTCTGTTCTTTACGTCTCACTCTCTGACTCCATCCCCAGGCGTGGTGTATCATCCGTGGAAGAAGGAAGAGTTGGGAGACCAGAGCAGAGAGATCAtgtacaccatcaccatcaccaacccCTTGGCTCCAAAAACCGCTACAGTCACAGAGACTCAGGTAACCTCAAGGGTCAATTTACGTGTCTCTCGCTCAAAATCAGGTTTTCTGGGATGATTCTGTTTTATAGTTGAATTAGAAGCAAGGATTGGAATGAGAGTAGACAGCACTAGGGAAAGATTTTCCAGTTtagtttatcattttttaaaatcatgccTTAATGGTTCACAAATTAGACTTAAATTGGAACTAtattcaatttctttctttcatcctaCATCTTTTCCCCATAGACTCTGTACAAAGCCAGCCAGGAGAGCGAGTGTTACATCATTGATGCCGAAGTGATCACTCATGATGTCCCTTATCATGACTACTTCTACACGCTCAACCGCTACATGCTCACCAGGGTGGCTAAGAACAAGTGCAGACTGAGGTGAGCCACGAGAACCTCTAGTGGTCAAAACATGGCATAACACAATCTAACCATGCTTCATTTTAAATAGTAATGCTGTGATTTCTTGTATAAACCTCAGCCAGAAACTGAAATCAGTGCAAAtgctaaaaatataaaattcacaTTTTAACCCCTAAACCCCAACCAAATCGCTCCCAAATCCAGTCCTCAGTCCTGATTATAAATTTCGATTTTTAATCAAGGTATTCTTTCTTCTAAAAAACGCACCTCAAACACATCCTAGATTATAAGTATCTAAAACTCATTCTTCAATCCTTAATCCTGACTTaatcttcatttaaaaataaaaccccacATCAAAGCCACGGTTTAAAGCTAAATCTAAAACTCAGACCTCCAAAGCCTAAAGCtggattgtgttgtgttgtttttttgttgtgttgctGCAGGGTTTCCACCGAGCTGCGCTACAGAAAACAGCCTTGGGGTCTCGTCAAGGGCTTTATCGAAAGAAACTTCTGGAGTGGCCTTGATGAATATTTCAGACATTTAGGTCAGTGGAGTTCAGATGTCCGAGTCTGCTACTGTAAGctagttattattttattggttATGCAAAAAACCTTTATAACTGCTTATA encodes:
- the gramd1ba gene encoding protein Aster-B isoform X15, whose translation is MVEKSSDHSSDKSPSTPEQTVQRPYSQSVHATRTGNKNSKKSQSWYNVLSPTYKQRNEDFRKLFKQLPDTERLIVDYSCALQRDILLQGRLYLSENWICFYSNIFRWETLLMVRLKDICSMTKEKTARLIPNAIQLCTDNEKHFFTSFGARDRTYMMMFRLWQNALLDKPLCPKELWHFVHQCYGNELGLTSDDEDYVPPDDDFNTMGCCPPPWCRYCEEIPPEENEAQDTCTKSPEVKMDTSPQLPKKSFTSNNLPSTGSAETHGHYDVPPEEEFSGCLPDELLSLPLPDNKLSKPTGPAPSPSLDFNDNEDLPTELSDSSETHDDGEVQAFHEDLNGKQYINKVYKFSVDKLYDLLFTESQFMRDFLELRRFSGVVYHPWKKEELGDQSREIMYTITITNPLAPKTATVTETQTLYKASQESECYIIDAEVITHDVPYHDYFYTLNRYMLTRVAKNKCRLRVSTELRYRKQPWGLVKGFIERNFWSGLDEYFRHLELELSKVETVLNEPHRPSPKAKVTRVSTVRRHRKRAAAHLRPQHLDEELSAVTTAEDDEVIHRIKHVPGSTQTRHFPDPAGGLALYSVSKLLLVISFILVLLVLLNMMLFYKLWTLEQTTQSLASLQGLRAHDSSKLPQTQMEWAQLLESQQRYHDDELEKWRKIIKSSVVLLDEMRGSLLNLQKGIGMRDDGSAADDKRKHYH
- the gramd1ba gene encoding protein Aster-B isoform X8 translates to MSCTGHGRIIPLLHVQEEAEDGNAPKTGSSSSSLSSSSSFSRNRSCTAGASAPRRHHSSQQSSIHSSHEDDTTRYLSPNAREDSTASNSTRSTPTCSPVLRKRSRSPVPPSADGENMVEKSSDHSSDKSPSTPEQTVQRPYSQSVHATRTGNKNSKKSQSWYNVLSPTYKQRNEDFRKLFKQLPDTERLIVDYSCALQRDILLQGRLYLSENWICFYSNIFRWETLLMVRLKDICSMTKEKTARLIPNAIQLCTDNEKHFFTSFGARDRTYMMMFRLWQNALLDKPLCPKELWHFVHQCYGNELGLTSDDEDYVPPDDDFNTMGCCPPPWCRYCEEIPPEENEAQDTCTKSPEVKMDTSPQLPKKSFTSNNLPSTGSAETHGHYDVPPEEEFSGCLPDELLSLPLPDNKLSKPTGPAPSPSLDFNDNEDLPTELSDSSETHDDGEVQAFHEDLNGKQYINKVYKFSVDKLYDLLFTESQFMRDFLELRRFSGVVYHPWKKEELGDQSREIMYTITITNPLAPKTATVTETQTLYKASQESECYIIDAEVITHDVPYHDYFYTLNRYMLTRVAKNKCRLRVSTELRYRKQPWGLVKGFIERNFWSGLDEYFRHLELELSKVETVLNEPHRPSPKAKVTRVSTVRRHRKRAAAHLRPQHLDEELSAVTTAEDDEVIHRIKHVPGSTQTRHFPDPAGGLALYSVSKLLLVISFILVLLVLLNMMLFYKLWTLEQTTQSLASLQGLRAHDSSKLPQTQMEWAQLLESQQRYHDDELEKWRKIIKSSVVLLDEMRGSLLNLQKGIGMRDDGSAADDKRKHYH
- the gramd1ba gene encoding protein Aster-B isoform X6, with translation MSETLQLPALQVQAPCDMDQDGSGSGEIPTSSSPSLRRKRFKMRRMKHVQSEPAEGSKEYLQLPSIEITPSSDEDAIGSGTSTPSASPCRRRSLLKKWLRGGDKKEQSSESSQQSSIHSSHEDDTTRYLSPNAREDSTASNSTRSTPTCSPVLRKRSRSPVPPSADGENMVEKSSDHSSDKSPSTPEQTVQRPYSQSVHATRTGNKNSKKSQSWYNVLSPTYKQRNEDFRKLFKQLPDTERLIVDYSCALQRDILLQGRLYLSENWICFYSNIFRWETLLMVRLKDICSMTKEKTARLIPNAIQLCTDNEKHFFTSFGARDRTYMMMFRLWQNALLDKPLCPKELWHFVHQCYGNELGLTSDDEDYVPPDDDFNTMGYCEEIPPEENEAQDTCTKSPEVKMDTSPQLPKKSFTSNNLPSTGSAETHGHYDVPPEEEFSGCLPDELLSLPLPDNKLSKPTGPAPSPSLDFNDNEDLPTELSDSSETHDDGEVQAFHEDLNGKQYINKVYKFSVDKLYDLLFTESQFMRDFLELRRFSGVVYHPWKKEELGDQSREIMYTITITNPLAPKTATVTETQTLYKASQESECYIIDAEVITHDVPYHDYFYTLNRYMLTRVAKNKCRLRVSTELRYRKQPWGLVKGFIERNFWSGLDEYFRHLELELSKVETVLNEPHRPSPKAKVTRVSTVRRHRKRAAAHLRPQHLDEELSAVTTAEDDEVIHRIKHVPGSTQTRHFPDPAGGLALYSVSKLLLVISFILVLLVLLNMMLFYKLWTLEQTTQSLASLQGLRAHDSKLPQTQMEWAQLLESQQRYHDDELEKWRKIIKSSVVLLDEMRGSLLNLQKGIGMRDDGSAADDKRKHYH
- the gramd1ba gene encoding protein Aster-B isoform X7, whose product is MSETLQLPALQVQAPCDMDQDGSGSGEIPTSSSPSLRRKRFKMRRMKHVQSEPAEGSKEYLQLPSIEITPSSDEDAIGSGTSTPSASPCRRRSLLKKWLRGGDKKEQSSESSTASNSTRSTPTCSPVLRKRSRSPVPPSADGENMVEKSSDHSSDKSPSTPEQTVQRPYSQSVHATRTGNKNSKKSQSWYNVLSPTYKQRNEDFRKLFKQLPDTERLIVDYSCALQRDILLQGRLYLSENWICFYSNIFRWETLLMVRLKDICSMTKEKTARLIPNAIQLCTDNEKHFFTSFGARDRTYMMMFRLWQNALLDKPLCPKELWHFVHQCYGNELGLTSDDEDYVPPDDDFNTMGCCPPPWCRYCEEIPPEENEAQDTCTKSPEVKMDTSPQLPKKSFTSNNLPSTGSAETHGHYDVPPEEEFSGCLPDELLSLPLPDNKLSKPTGPAPSPSLDFNDNEDLPTELSDSSETHDDGEVQAFHEDLNGKQYINKVYKFSVDKLYDLLFTESQFMRDFLELRRFSGVVYHPWKKEELGDQSREIMYTITITNPLAPKTATVTETQTLYKASQESECYIIDAEVITHDVPYHDYFYTLNRYMLTRVAKNKCRLRVSTELRYRKQPWGLVKGFIERNFWSGLDEYFRHLELELSKVETVLNEPHRPSPKAKVTRVSTVRRHRKRAAAHLRPQHLDEELSAVTTAEDDEVIHRIKHVPGSTQTRHFPDPAGGLALYSVSKLLLVISFILVLLVLLNMMLFYKLWTLEQTTQSLASLQGLRAHDSSKLPQTQMEWAQLLESQQRYHDDELEKWRKIIKSSVVLLDEMRGSLLNLQKGIGMRDDGSAADDKRKHYH
- the gramd1ba gene encoding protein Aster-B isoform X10 gives rise to the protein MASSTASNSTRSTPTCSPVLRKRSRSPVPPSADGENMVEKSSDHSSDKSPSTPEQTVQRPYSQSVHATRTGNKNSKKSQSWYNVLSPTYKQRNEDFRKLFKQLPDTERLIVDYSCALQRDILLQGRLYLSENWICFYSNIFRWETLLMVRLKDICSMTKEKTARLIPNAIQLCTDNEKHFFTSFGARDRTYMMMFRLWQNALLDKPLCPKELWHFVHQCYGNELGLTSDDEDYVPPDDDFNTMGCCPPPWCRYCEEIPPEENEAQDTCTKSPEVKMDTSPQLPKKSFTSNNLPSTGSAETHGHYDVPPEEEFSGCLPDELLSLPLPDNKLSKPTGPAPSPSLDFNDNEDLPTELSDSSETHDDGEVQAFHEDLNGKQYINKVYKFSVDKLYDLLFTESQFMRDFLELRRFSGVVYHPWKKEELGDQSREIMYTITITNPLAPKTATVTETQTLYKASQESECYIIDAEVITHDVPYHDYFYTLNRYMLTRVAKNKCRLRVSTELRYRKQPWGLVKGFIERNFWSGLDEYFRHLELELSKVETVLNEPHRPSPKAKVTRVSTVRRHRKRAAAHLRPQHLDEELSAVTTAEDDEVIHRIKHVPGSTQTRHFPDPAGGLALYSVSKLLLVISFILVLLVLLNMMLFYKLWTLEQTTQSLASLQGLRAHDSSKLPQTQMEWAQLLESQQRYHDDELEKWRKIIKSSVVLLDEMRGSLLNLQKGIGMRDDGSAADDKRKHYH
- the gramd1ba gene encoding protein Aster-B isoform X9 encodes the protein MVQSRALGGLLCVSPVRLRCHPRVFTLRRRLQIRREITASNSTRSTPTCSPVLRKRSRSPVPPSADGENMVEKSSDHSSDKSPSTPEQTVQRPYSQSVHATRTGNKNSKKSQSWYNVLSPTYKQRNEDFRKLFKQLPDTERLIVDYSCALQRDILLQGRLYLSENWICFYSNIFRWETLLMVRLKDICSMTKEKTARLIPNAIQLCTDNEKHFFTSFGARDRTYMMMFRLWQNALLDKPLCPKELWHFVHQCYGNELGLTSDDEDYVPPDDDFNTMGCCPPPWCRYCEEIPPEENEAQDTCTKSPEVKMDTSPQLPKKSFTSNNLPSTGSAETHGHYDVPPEEEFSGCLPDELLSLPLPDNKLSKPTGPAPSPSLDFNDNEDLPTELSDSSETHDDGEVQAFHEDLNGKQYINKVYKFSVDKLYDLLFTESQFMRDFLELRRFSGVVYHPWKKEELGDQSREIMYTITITNPLAPKTATVTETQTLYKASQESECYIIDAEVITHDVPYHDYFYTLNRYMLTRVAKNKCRLRVSTELRYRKQPWGLVKGFIERNFWSGLDEYFRHLELELSKVETVLNEPHRPSPKAKVTRVSTVRRHRKRAAAHLRPQHLDEELSAVTTAEDDEVIHRIKHVPGSTQTRHFPDPAGGLALYSVSKLLLVISFILVLLVLLNMMLFYKLWTLEQTTQSLASLQGLRAHDSSKLPQTQMEWAQLLESQQRYHDDELEKWRKIIKSSVVLLDEMRGSLLNLQKGIGMRDDGSAADDKRKHYH